The Mucilaginibacter yixingensis genome window below encodes:
- a CDS encoding sugar-binding domain-containing protein encodes MNKYRVRLLSMAFAVAAALQGVTYAQTASSSAYTAPVTPRATYNFNSGWKFTFGDAAGAEQPGFDDAAWTAVSLPHTWNETDTYRAYISHGGGDQSEKMLGIGWYRKHFKVPASATGQKVFIQFDGMRQAGKFYLNGQLIGKHEDGVTAAGLDITPYVKFGGADNVLAVKVDNSTTYKEEETGTAFQWNAKDFNPNFGGLNRDASLIITNKIYQTLPLFNNLKTTGVYVYPENIDLDKKTATIKVEAQVSNEEEGDYASITLSAVVVDAQGNVKAKLEGNTTDLVANQKEIMTAEGTLTDAHFWDTKDPYLYHVYSMLSVNGKVVDVVDTRTGFRQVEFKGGAGTGGVWLNGKFVWLTGYSQRSADDWAGLGGAYPAWMHDYTVSMMRESNANYIRWMHVAPERADVDACDRFGMVEVCPAGDKERMVTGRQWDQRVEVMRATMIYYRNNPSIFFWEAGNTIVAPEQMTQMVALRKELDPHGGRVMGSRDNDLAEANKALTPMSEFYGVMIGQAPQTDKVSGDDIFRGYSISRRDKAPLIETEDFRDEAGRNVWDSYSPPHFGFTPKEGTGPDGRAMDTWHWNSENFCLSGASRYNSYVTNRIDNPDPAHSKWAAYASIYFSDSNADGRQQGSYVLRVSGKVDGVRLPKEMYYVSRVMQNEKPDLHIIGHWTYPAKTKKHVYVAATHCDKVELFLNGKSLGVQTKPVAFIDTFNRAQPNMQRPAGEGVSTGFIYQFPNVAFAPGTLKAVISQKGKVVGQEELQTAGEPKAIKLTLHAGPQGLRADGSDVALIDFEVVDAKGRRCPTDEARVDFKVDGPVVWRGGFNAAKLNTTNNLYLDTECGINRVAIRSTTKPGTITVTASRPGLTSATIKVDAKAVDIKDGLSTEMPQTLTLNAAITK; translated from the coding sequence ATGAACAAGTATCGAGTGCGATTATTGAGCATGGCATTTGCTGTTGCGGCCGCTTTACAAGGCGTAACTTATGCACAAACGGCCTCATCATCGGCCTACACCGCGCCCGTCACACCGCGGGCTACTTATAACTTTAACAGCGGCTGGAAATTTACCTTCGGCGATGCGGCCGGAGCCGAGCAGCCAGGGTTTGACGACGCTGCTTGGACGGCCGTTAGCCTGCCGCATACCTGGAACGAGACAGATACCTATCGTGCCTACATCAGTCATGGTGGTGGCGATCAGAGCGAGAAAATGCTGGGCATTGGCTGGTACCGCAAGCATTTTAAAGTACCTGCAAGTGCCACCGGCCAAAAAGTATTTATACAGTTTGACGGCATGCGCCAGGCCGGTAAGTTTTATCTGAATGGCCAATTGATAGGTAAACACGAAGACGGTGTTACCGCCGCCGGTTTAGATATTACGCCGTATGTAAAATTTGGCGGGGCCGATAACGTGCTGGCCGTAAAGGTTGATAACAGTACTACTTATAAAGAAGAAGAAACAGGCACCGCTTTTCAGTGGAATGCTAAGGATTTCAATCCCAACTTTGGTGGCCTGAATCGTGATGCATCGCTCATTATCACCAATAAAATTTATCAAACCCTGCCGTTGTTCAACAACCTGAAAACAACCGGAGTTTATGTATATCCAGAAAATATCGACCTGGATAAAAAAACGGCTACCATTAAGGTAGAAGCCCAGGTAAGTAACGAAGAGGAAGGCGATTACGCTTCTATCACCCTTAGTGCCGTTGTTGTTGATGCGCAGGGTAACGTTAAAGCCAAGCTGGAAGGTAATACTACAGACTTGGTAGCCAATCAAAAAGAGATTATGACAGCCGAAGGCACGCTGACCGATGCGCACTTTTGGGACACTAAAGACCCATATCTGTACCATGTGTACAGTATGCTAAGCGTAAACGGTAAGGTGGTTGACGTGGTTGATACCCGTACCGGTTTCCGCCAGGTGGAGTTTAAAGGTGGTGCAGGTACGGGTGGTGTATGGCTAAACGGGAAGTTTGTTTGGCTTACCGGCTACTCACAGCGCTCGGCAGATGATTGGGCCGGTTTGGGTGGTGCTTACCCCGCCTGGATGCACGATTATACCGTATCTATGATGCGCGAAAGTAATGCCAACTACATCCGCTGGATGCACGTTGCACCAGAGCGTGCCGATGTTGACGCATGCGACCGCTTTGGTATGGTAGAGGTTTGCCCTGCAGGCGATAAAGAACGCATGGTGACCGGCCGCCAGTGGGATCAGCGTGTTGAGGTGATGCGCGCAACTATGATCTATTATCGCAACAATCCAAGCATCTTTTTCTGGGAGGCAGGTAATACCATTGTAGCCCCAGAACAGATGACCCAAATGGTGGCCCTCCGTAAAGAATTAGACCCGCATGGTGGCCGCGTAATGGGTAGCCGTGATAATGATTTAGCCGAGGCTAACAAGGCTTTAACCCCCATGTCAGAATTTTATGGTGTGATGATTGGCCAGGCGCCGCAAACAGATAAAGTTTCCGGTGACGATATTTTCCGCGGATATAGCATCTCCCGCAGGGATAAAGCGCCGCTGATTGAAACTGAAGATTTCCGTGATGAGGCTGGCCGTAACGTATGGGACAGCTACTCGCCGCCGCACTTTGGTTTTACACCAAAAGAAGGCACCGGTCCTGACGGTCGGGCTATGGATACCTGGCACTGGAATTCAGAAAACTTCTGCTTGTCAGGTGCTTCGCGCTACAATAGCTATGTAACTAACCGAATTGACAATCCCGATCCGGCACATTCAAAATGGGCTGCTTATGCGTCAATTTATTTCTCAGACTCTAATGCCGATGGTCGCCAGCAGGGTAGCTATGTGCTGCGTGTAAGTGGCAAGGTTGACGGCGTGCGTTTGCCTAAAGAGATGTACTACGTATCGCGCGTAATGCAGAATGAAAAACCAGATCTGCACATTATCGGTCACTGGACCTATCCTGCCAAAACCAAGAAACATGTTTATGTAGCTGCAACGCATTGCGATAAGGTAGAACTGTTTTTGAACGGAAAATCGCTGGGTGTGCAAACCAAACCTGTTGCCTTTATTGATACCTTTAACCGTGCACAACCAAACATGCAGCGCCCGGCAGGCGAAGGGGTAAGCACCGGCTTCATCTATCAGTTTCCAAATGTGGCTTTTGCACCGGGTACCCTGAAAGCTGTAATTAGCCAGAAAGGCAAAGTAGTAGGTCAGGAAGAACTGCAAACCGCAGGCGAACCAAAAGCTATTAAATTAACCCTGCATGCCGGCCCGCAAGGCTTACGTGCCGATGGTAGCGATGTGGCCCTGATTGATTTTGAGGTGGTAGACGCGAAAGGCCGTCGTTGCCCGACAGACGAAGCCCGTGTAGATTTTAAAGTTGATGGTCCGGTGGTATGGCGCGGCGGTTTCAACGCAGCTAAGCTGAACACTACCAATAACCTGTACCTGGATACCGAGTGCGGCATTAACCGTGTAGCTATCCGCTCTACTACCAAGCCTGGTACTATTACAGTAACCGCATCGCGCCCTGGTTTAACCAGTGCAACAATTAAAGTTGATGCCAAGGCTGTAGATATTAAAGACGGTCTTTCAACAGAAATGCCGCAAACGCTGACGTTGAACGCGGCGATTACTAAGTAA
- a CDS encoding glycosyl hydrolase 53 family protein gives MKKLYLPVIVIILMTRLCVAQNSDFAFGADLSYLKQVEEKGPVFKENGQLKPGMQIFKDHGYNWVRLRTCVEPATLPNGLAYTIAMAKQAKQMGFKLLLDFHYSNAWADPTKEPTPQAWQNLSHKQIVDALYEYTRKTITAMRDSSVLPDMIQIGNEVSNGTLWPSGKLPENWDNFADYIYAGINGVDAGRGNFKRPKIMIHVDHGGDIAKTKAFFDKLLSYQIPFDVIGFSFYPWSHGTLIDLKENLTFAAKTYNKDVYLVETGYYWKKSRYFSTVPGPFPETPEGQKQWLEEVAAVVLSVPDNRGKGVMWWEPAANGGLRARGFFDDGGNVLPVIDAFRKYTSPQHRTDGQ, from the coding sequence ATGAAAAAGCTTTACCTGCCGGTAATTGTAATCATTTTAATGACGAGGCTGTGCGTTGCGCAAAACTCTGATTTTGCCTTCGGGGCTGATCTTTCTTATCTCAAGCAGGTTGAAGAGAAAGGACCGGTATTTAAAGAGAACGGTCAGCTAAAGCCGGGGATGCAGATTTTTAAAGATCATGGTTACAATTGGGTTCGTTTGCGCACCTGTGTAGAACCGGCTACGCTGCCCAATGGACTGGCTTATACCATTGCTATGGCCAAACAGGCCAAACAGATGGGTTTTAAACTATTGCTCGATTTTCATTACTCTAATGCCTGGGCCGATCCAACGAAAGAGCCAACTCCGCAGGCCTGGCAAAACCTGAGTCATAAACAGATTGTAGACGCGTTGTACGAGTATACCCGTAAAACCATTACCGCTATGCGCGATTCATCCGTATTGCCTGATATGATCCAGATTGGTAACGAAGTAAGCAACGGTACGCTATGGCCATCGGGCAAGTTGCCGGAGAACTGGGATAACTTTGCCGATTACATTTACGCCGGCATAAACGGGGTTGACGCCGGTCGCGGCAATTTCAAGCGCCCTAAGATTATGATCCACGTAGATCATGGCGGAGATATAGCCAAAACCAAAGCCTTCTTTGATAAACTGCTGAGCTACCAAATTCCGTTTGATGTGATCGGTTTCTCATTTTATCCATGGAGCCATGGCACACTCATCGACCTGAAAGAAAATTTAACCTTTGCCGCCAAAACTTATAATAAAGATGTTTACTTAGTAGAAACCGGCTACTACTGGAAAAAGAGCCGCTACTTTAGTACCGTTCCTGGTCCGTTTCCAGAAACACCGGAAGGGCAGAAGCAATGGCTGGAAGAAGTTGCCGCGGTGGTGCTATCCGTGCCCGACAATCGCGGTAAGGGTGTAATGTGGTGGGAGCCTGCCGCTAACGGTGGTTTACGTGCTCGTGGTTTTTTTGATGATGGGGGCAATGTGCTGCCGGTTATTGATGCGTTCAGGAAATATACCAGTCCGCAGCACCGTACAGACGGGCAATAG
- a CDS encoding glycoside hydrolase family 43 protein: protein MKRIFLALFLLFNMAVYAQQKDVYLFAYFKNNGEDGLHLASSTDGLHWSALRNDSSFLHPTVASDKLMRDPCVIRGADGLFHMVWTDSWKDKSIGYASSPDMVHWSEQQQLNVMSHEEGARNSWAPEITYDAGTKTYMIYWATTITGRFPNPDSVAEKGLNHRIYYITTKDFKTYTPTKLLFDPGFNCIDATIIPDGKRFVMFFKDERLNPVQKNLKIAYASKLTGPYTNVSEPITGNYWAEGPTTLRIGNKWLVYFDRYRDHHYGAITSTDLKTWTDVTDQINMPKGIRHGTIMKITQAELEKMK, encoded by the coding sequence ATGAAAAGAATTTTCCTCGCCCTGTTTTTGCTGTTCAATATGGCTGTTTATGCCCAGCAAAAAGATGTTTACCTGTTTGCTTACTTCAAAAATAACGGCGAGGATGGCTTGCACCTGGCTAGCAGCACGGATGGTCTGCACTGGTCGGCATTAAGAAACGATAGCTCTTTTCTGCATCCAACGGTAGCCAGCGATAAGTTGATGCGCGATCCATGCGTTATCCGCGGTGCCGATGGCCTGTTCCACATGGTGTGGACCGACAGCTGGAAAGACAAAAGTATCGGCTATGCCAGTTCGCCCGATATGGTGCACTGGAGCGAGCAGCAGCAACTGAATGTAATGTCTCATGAAGAGGGTGCGCGCAACAGTTGGGCACCAGAGATTACCTACGATGCAGGTACTAAAACCTATATGATCTACTGGGCCACCACTATCACCGGTCGTTTCCCCAATCCGGATAGCGTGGCCGAGAAAGGTTTGAATCACCGTATCTATTACATCACCACTAAAGATTTTAAAACTTACACCCCAACCAAGTTGCTGTTTGACCCCGGTTTTAACTGTATTGATGCAACCATCATTCCTGATGGCAAACGCTTTGTAATGTTTTTTAAAGATGAGCGCCTGAATCCGGTGCAGAAGAACCTCAAAATAGCCTACGCCAGCAAACTGACAGGTCCATACACCAATGTGAGTGAGCCCATCACCGGCAACTACTGGGCAGAAGGCCCAACTACGCTACGCATCGGCAACAAATGGCTGGTTTATTTTGACCGCTACCGCGATCATCACTACGGTGCCATCACCTCAACCGACCTGAAAACCTGGACCGACGTTACCGACCAGATCAATATGCCAAAAGGAATCCGCCACGGTACTATCATGAAGATCACCCAAGCTGAGCTTGAGAAGATGAAATAG
- a CDS encoding alpha/beta hydrolase has protein sequence MKLRLAITLLLLCAVASASRAQDFMELWPKNHIPNSKHLKLQDSIARERVFRVMVPGMYAFFPGTQENKGAAVVICPGGGYERLAYIISGTQLAKWFNTIGITAFVLNYRLPNCPDLVHREIGPLMDAQRAIRYIRANAAKWGINPDKIGIMGSSSGGHVASTTSTITDDVSAVKDSLDKFSFKPNFTILVSPVIDLSGPYAHAGSVKNLLGPNPSDELKKHFSAQLQVTANTPPTFIVDAINDKTVNPMNSLMYYQALLQNQVPVSFHAFPQGAHAIALRNNPGSTDLWPRLCEEWLIEMNIIPEKLVSK, from the coding sequence ATGAAATTACGATTAGCAATAACCCTATTACTCCTATGCGCGGTGGCTTCGGCTTCACGCGCGCAGGATTTTATGGAGCTTTGGCCTAAAAACCATATCCCCAACTCCAAGCACCTCAAACTACAGGATAGCATTGCCCGCGAGCGCGTGTTCAGGGTGATGGTACCGGGCATGTATGCCTTTTTCCCCGGCACGCAGGAGAATAAGGGCGCAGCCGTGGTTATTTGTCCCGGCGGTGGTTATGAGCGCCTGGCTTACATCATCAGCGGCACACAGTTAGCCAAATGGTTTAACACCATCGGCATTACAGCCTTTGTATTGAACTATCGCCTGCCCAATTGCCCAGACCTCGTTCACCGTGAGATCGGTCCGCTGATGGATGCGCAACGCGCCATACGCTACATCCGTGCTAATGCGGCCAAGTGGGGTATCAATCCGGATAAGATTGGCATTATGGGCTCGTCATCCGGCGGACACGTGGCATCTACCACATCAACCATTACAGACGATGTATCGGCCGTTAAAGACAGCCTGGACAAGTTTTCCTTCAAACCTAACTTCACCATACTGGTATCACCGGTAATTGATCTGAGCGGTCCTTATGCGCACGCAGGCAGCGTGAAGAATCTGCTGGGTCCTAATCCATCTGATGAGCTAAAAAAGCATTTTTCAGCACAACTACAGGTTACTGCCAACACGCCACCAACATTTATTGTTGATGCAATTAACGACAAAACGGTAAACCCCATGAATAGCCTGATGTATTACCAGGCATTGCTGCAAAACCAGGTACCGGTAAGTTTCCATGCTTTTCCACAGGGCGCGCATGCCATAGCGCTGCGTAATAACCCCGGCTCTACCGATTTATGGCCCCGTCTGTGCGAAGAATGGCTGATAGAGATGAACATCATCCCAGAAAAACTGGTGAGCAAATAA
- a CDS encoding iron chaperone encodes MESSTKHLSADAYILTFPEHIQQKLQAIRKIIHQAAPQAEEVISYNMPAFKQNGILVYFAGYKGHIGFYPTGSGIRDFQHEFGDYKWSKGAVQFPLDEPLPVDLITRMVKYRVVQDAEKAKAKKAK; translated from the coding sequence ATGGAATCATCCACCAAACACCTGTCGGCAGACGCCTATATACTTACCTTTCCTGAACATATCCAGCAGAAACTGCAAGCTATAAGAAAGATCATTCATCAAGCCGCACCACAAGCCGAAGAAGTGATTAGCTACAACATGCCTGCTTTTAAACAAAACGGCATATTGGTGTATTTTGCGGGATATAAGGGGCATATCGGTTTTTACCCTACAGGTAGCGGTATCCGTGATTTTCAGCATGAGTTTGGTGATTACAAATGGTCAAAAGGAGCCGTACAGTTTCCGCTGGATGAACCATTGCCGGTTGATCTGATTACCCGAATGGTGAAATATCGGGTGGTGCAGGATGCGGAGAAGGCTAAAGCTAAGAAGGCGAAGTAG
- a CDS encoding glycoside hydrolase family 2 protein, translating to MAERPFVRPPPVNISELPVNKPTNGWDKLFAPTNIKTQLPATVEEYFWGANGSKFGVNGNYLGVSWFSTKVMVPAGFKGKHIELQFESARLRAEVFVNRKLVAYDIASGTPFGADVSNALIPGQVNEIAVRITDPNGNFDWRDSQTFMWGDYRIQPTHGFGGITGKVHLCATDQTYISDVFVKNTPEPKQVDVEVSLTGKQAAGNYQLVIKENKTGKVVFTNSYPANNAVEHFKVDVPTAQLWDVDHPNLYNLTVNWTGKNGTHDAFQRRFGFRWFAVKDVNGDQQFYLNGKRIVVRTSISWGFWPVNGIAPTDELARKQVLDAKRIGLNMLNFHRTIGQPNVLDAADELGLLYFEEPGGNQFPDNLFEAKNDIGKKQRDFYLPTRTEKFLRMVKRDRNHPSLVIYNMHNERGAQPRTEDRDEMMAGHKLDNSRIITYNSSNGPIKQDEPDARFKLHLFPYDDNFYDYGWFDQHHAGGPGVYHDALYNSPTSYAKYTDHKNEIIYYGEEGAIGTPPRLQLIHDEIMKRGKNIGWETDTYLKWYDAYDSFLKNNGFSKAFPNVDSLTRKMGNVAYYYQGRVIENVHINNIIDGYAINGWESMKQENHSGMVDDYRNLKGDPDLIARYNRPLYVAVKLNHKVVPAGQDVTADFFIVNEKDIKGDAELDIQVKDATGKVYASQKEKVKVTGGSTYGELLVKGIKVNVPHAGYTTVSAVLKQGQTTICNGDDQIYAVQLNKQGVSQHIMVADSGLIQRYLKSEGIAYTDYHSGTPEGNVLIIGSADPQQTGNPLVTDILEWVNNGNTLVVLGNTEKWADHLARKEAAEFKGIQVLGTSWYGGNYFVKSHPLFAGLPQACVFNWEYQCLAAYNKNRIGMRMWSGETIVGCVSDHKQEVYSALSIIPHGRGRIILNALDLTSCIKSEKATKRAEGDGENASMNTFNTTASNPANVVGQQLLLNMLKF from the coding sequence ATGGCAGAACGACCGTTTGTACGCCCCCCCCCAGTTAACATCAGCGAGTTACCTGTAAACAAACCTACCAACGGCTGGGACAAGTTATTTGCACCCACTAACATCAAAACCCAATTGCCAGCCACCGTTGAAGAATATTTCTGGGGAGCTAACGGCAGCAAGTTTGGCGTAAACGGCAATTACCTGGGCGTATCATGGTTTAGCACTAAAGTAATGGTACCTGCCGGTTTTAAAGGCAAACATATTGAACTGCAATTTGAAAGCGCCCGCCTGCGTGCCGAGGTTTTTGTGAACCGCAAGCTGGTGGCTTATGATATTGCCAGCGGCACACCTTTCGGCGCCGATGTAAGCAACGCGCTCATTCCCGGACAAGTAAATGAAATTGCTGTACGTATTACCGACCCTAACGGCAACTTTGACTGGCGCGACAGCCAAACCTTTATGTGGGGCGATTACCGCATACAGCCCACGCATGGTTTTGGCGGCATTACCGGCAAAGTGCACCTGTGCGCTACAGATCAAACCTATATTAGCGATGTATTTGTAAAAAACACGCCCGAGCCTAAACAGGTTGATGTAGAGGTATCGCTGACAGGCAAACAGGCTGCCGGTAACTATCAGCTGGTTATTAAAGAAAATAAAACCGGCAAGGTGGTTTTCACCAATAGCTATCCCGCTAATAACGCGGTTGAGCATTTTAAAGTTGATGTACCGACAGCGCAATTGTGGGACGTAGATCACCCGAATCTGTACAACCTGACTGTTAACTGGACAGGCAAAAACGGCACACACGATGCTTTTCAGCGCCGCTTCGGTTTCCGCTGGTTTGCGGTGAAGGATGTAAACGGCGATCAGCAGTTTTATCTCAATGGCAAACGCATTGTGGTGCGGACATCCATTTCATGGGGTTTCTGGCCGGTTAACGGTATTGCCCCTACTGACGAGCTGGCCCGCAAACAGGTATTGGATGCCAAACGCATCGGCCTGAATATGCTAAACTTCCACCGCACTATCGGTCAGCCAAATGTGCTGGATGCAGCCGACGAGCTGGGCTTGCTTTATTTTGAAGAACCAGGCGGTAATCAGTTCCCAGATAACCTGTTTGAGGCGAAGAATGACATCGGCAAAAAGCAGCGCGATTTTTACTTGCCTACCCGCACCGAAAAATTCCTCCGTATGGTTAAACGTGATAGGAACCACCCGTCGCTAGTGATCTACAACATGCATAACGAGCGCGGCGCACAACCACGTACCGAGGACCGCGACGAGATGATGGCCGGCCACAAACTGGATAACTCGCGCATCATCACCTACAACTCATCAAACGGACCGATTAAGCAAGACGAGCCTGATGCGCGCTTCAAGCTGCACCTGTTCCCTTATGATGATAATTTTTATGATTACGGTTGGTTTGACCAGCACCACGCGGGCGGCCCGGGCGTGTATCATGATGCACTGTACAATTCACCGACCAGCTACGCCAAATACACCGATCACAAAAACGAGATTATTTACTACGGAGAAGAAGGCGCCATTGGCACACCTCCGCGTCTGCAGCTGATTCATGACGAGATTATGAAACGCGGCAAAAACATCGGCTGGGAAACTGATACTTACCTGAAATGGTATGACGCTTACGATAGCTTCCTGAAAAACAACGGTTTCAGCAAGGCCTTCCCTAACGTAGATAGCCTGACCCGAAAAATGGGCAATGTGGCTTACTACTACCAAGGCCGTGTAATTGAAAACGTGCACATTAACAACATTATTGATGGCTACGCCATTAACGGTTGGGAATCGATGAAACAAGAAAACCACTCTGGTATGGTAGACGACTATCGTAACCTGAAGGGCGATCCGGATTTGATTGCGCGCTACAATCGTCCGCTTTATGTGGCTGTTAAACTGAATCACAAGGTGGTGCCTGCTGGTCAGGATGTAACCGCTGACTTCTTCATCGTAAACGAAAAAGATATTAAGGGCGATGCCGAACTGGATATCCAGGTAAAAGATGCCACAGGCAAGGTGTATGCCAGTCAGAAAGAGAAAGTAAAAGTTACAGGAGGATCAACCTATGGAGAGTTATTGGTAAAGGGCATCAAAGTAAACGTACCGCACGCCGGTTATACCACTGTTAGCGCGGTATTGAAACAGGGCCAAACCACCATCTGTAACGGCGACGACCAGATCTATGCCGTACAGTTAAACAAACAAGGTGTTAGTCAGCACATTATGGTGGCAGATAGTGGCCTGATTCAGCGTTATCTTAAATCTGAAGGTATTGCCTATACCGATTACCACTCAGGCACACCTGAAGGGAATGTACTGATCATCGGCAGTGCTGATCCACAGCAAACCGGCAACCCGTTGGTGACCGACATTTTAGAATGGGTAAACAACGGCAACACATTGGTAGTACTAGGCAACACCGAAAAATGGGCCGACCACTTGGCACGAAAAGAAGCTGCTGAGTTTAAAGGCATCCAAGTGCTGGGTACCAGCTGGTATGGCGGCAACTACTTTGTAAAAAGCCATCCGTTGTTTGCCGGTTTGCCGCAGGCCTGCGTGTTTAACTGGGAGTACCAGTGTTTGGCAGCTTACAACAAAAACCGCATAGGCATGCGCATGTGGAGCGGCGAGACCATTGTTGGTTGCGTGTCTGACCACAAGCAGGAAGTTTACTCGGCCCTGAGTATTATCCCGCATGGCCGCGGCCGCATCATTTTGAACGCATTAGATCTAACCTCATGCATCAAAAGCGAAAAAGCCACCAAACGCGCCGAAGGCGATGGCGAAAACGCTTCTATGAATACGTTTAACACCACAGCATCAAACCCGGCCAATGTGGTTGGCCAGCAACTGCTGTTAAACATGCTTAAATTTTAA
- a CDS encoding MFS transporter: MATVALNSTEGKWVMVSAILASSMAFIDGTALNVVLPALQKSLNATGADLFWILNAYLLILASLILIGGSLGDKLGRRKIYMLGIFIFVCGSTACGLAPGVFLLTLFRVFQGIGGALMIPGSLALISSSIHEKERGKAIGTWSAFTTLVTMGGPVLGGALADAGLWRYIFFINVPIGIAALLMLWRKVKEVQNQDSDKHIDITGAVTIALGLALITFGFLRIPAVGFKHWQAYGSLALGIILLITFIQLERKGKHPMMPLWLFSNMTFSGANLLTFFLYAGLGAGMLFLSLNMVQTQGYSQLQSGLTFLPFTIMMIGIARFAGALADKLGPRLLLIGGPAIAGTGLLLLSFVHQSGGPSHYWTTFFPGVLVFGLGMAFTVAPLTSTVMGAVSDQFSGTASGINNALTRIAVVFANAIFGALAVLFFAAALQKPLDELKISPHQKQEILKQTIDLGNAQPPKSIIQVDAEHLRNIYKEGFTVAYSRIMQISAGLGYMGALMAVFFIRNEKKVKK, from the coding sequence ATGGCCACAGTTGCGTTAAATAGTACTGAAGGTAAATGGGTAATGGTTTCGGCCATACTTGCGTCGTCTATGGCTTTTATAGATGGCACCGCACTCAATGTGGTACTGCCCGCTTTACAAAAAAGCCTTAATGCTACCGGCGCCGACTTATTTTGGATCCTCAATGCCTATCTGCTCATTTTAGCTTCACTTATTCTGATTGGCGGCTCATTAGGCGATAAGCTTGGCCGCCGGAAGATCTACATGCTGGGCATTTTCATCTTTGTTTGCGGTTCTACTGCATGCGGCCTGGCGCCAGGCGTTTTTCTGCTCACACTATTCAGGGTATTTCAGGGTATTGGCGGCGCGTTGATGATTCCCGGCAGTTTGGCACTCATTTCTTCTTCCATTCATGAAAAAGAACGCGGTAAAGCTATTGGCACCTGGTCTGCCTTTACCACGCTAGTTACCATGGGCGGCCCGGTTTTGGGCGGTGCACTGGCCGACGCAGGTTTATGGCGATACATCTTCTTTATTAATGTACCTATAGGTATAGCGGCCCTGCTAATGCTATGGCGTAAAGTAAAAGAAGTGCAAAATCAGGATAGCGACAAACATATTGACATTACCGGCGCAGTGACGATTGCCCTGGGCCTGGCGCTTATAACCTTTGGCTTTCTGCGGATACCGGCCGTGGGCTTTAAACACTGGCAGGCCTATGGCTCGCTTGCATTAGGCATTATTTTGCTGATTACTTTTATACAACTGGAGCGAAAAGGCAAACACCCAATGATGCCGCTGTGGCTCTTTAGTAATATGACCTTCAGTGGTGCTAACCTGCTTACCTTTTTCCTGTATGCTGGTCTGGGCGCAGGGATGCTGTTCCTCTCGCTTAATATGGTGCAAACGCAGGGCTATAGCCAGCTACAATCCGGACTAACCTTTTTGCCTTTTACTATTATGATGATAGGCATAGCCCGTTTTGCCGGTGCTCTGGCAGATAAACTGGGGCCACGATTATTGCTTATTGGCGGCCCTGCCATTGCAGGCACAGGTTTGCTGTTGCTCTCATTTGTACACCAATCTGGCGGCCCATCACATTATTGGACTACTTTTTTTCCGGGTGTCCTGGTTTTTGGCTTGGGGATGGCTTTTACGGTAGCGCCGCTTACGTCAACAGTAATGGGCGCTGTTAGTGATCAATTTTCGGGCACGGCATCTGGCATTAATAATGCGCTCACGCGTATTGCCGTTGTATTTGCCAATGCCATTTTTGGTGCCCTGGCCGTTTTGTTTTTTGCCGCTGCATTACAAAAGCCGCTTGACGAGCTAAAAATCTCCCCGCATCAAAAACAGGAAATACTAAAACAGACGATTGATCTGGGTAATGCTCAACCACCCAAATCAATAATTCAGGTTGATGCCGAGCATTTACGAAACATTTATAAAGAGGGATTTACCGTGGCCTATTCGCGCATTATGCAGATCTCTGCCGGATTGGGTTATATGGGTGCTCTGATGGCCGTATTTTTCATTAGAAACGAGAAGAAAGTTAAAAAGTAA